A genomic window from Streptomyces sp. NBC_00234 includes:
- a CDS encoding siderophore-interacting protein, which translates to MGHGWEGVVLKLMRGRDFTFTVTGSEQVTEDFRRVHVKDGGMLTATGGAHPTMWVRIWFEQAGKPHQRAYTLVDPDPAAGTFSLEFALHDGAASDWARTAQAGDTIDATLQGTGFTLPEPAPARLFVVGDTASLPAINSLLDAVPQTPATIWFETTHDSDEKLPFRLDPAHHTLHKVPRREAGAHLVAEVKAALPELLGDDPSDAYVWIACDTTTTRSLAAFARKDLAVPKDRVNALGYWRAG; encoded by the coding sequence GTGGGTCATGGCTGGGAGGGCGTCGTCCTCAAGTTGATGCGGGGGCGCGATTTCACGTTCACCGTGACGGGATCCGAGCAGGTCACCGAGGACTTCCGCCGGGTGCACGTGAAGGACGGCGGGATGCTGACCGCGACCGGCGGCGCACACCCCACGATGTGGGTGCGCATCTGGTTCGAGCAGGCGGGCAAACCCCACCAGCGCGCCTACACCCTCGTCGACCCGGACCCGGCCGCCGGAACGTTCAGCCTGGAGTTCGCGCTCCACGACGGCGCCGCGAGCGACTGGGCCCGCACCGCGCAGGCGGGCGACACCATCGACGCGACCCTCCAGGGCACGGGCTTCACGCTGCCCGAGCCCGCCCCCGCCCGGCTCTTCGTCGTCGGCGACACCGCGTCCCTCCCCGCGATCAACTCCCTGCTGGACGCGGTCCCGCAGACCCCGGCGACGATCTGGTTCGAGACGACGCACGACTCCGACGAGAAACTGCCGTTCCGGCTGGACCCGGCCCACCACACCCTGCACAAGGTCCCGCGCCGCGAGGCGGGCGCGCACCTGGTGGCCGAGGTGAAGGCGGCCCTGCCGGAGCTGCTCGGCGACGACCCGTCCGACGCGTACGTCTGGATCGCCTGCGACACGACGACGACCAGGTCCCTGGCCGCGTTCGCACGCAAGGACCTGGCCGTTCCCAAGGACCGTGTGAACGCCCTGGGTTACTGGCGCGCGGGCTGA
- a CDS encoding GNAT family N-acetyltransferase: MGTVGGSTTSEAGFEVFRDDWGIPHLRAESALALARAQGHNAATDRAWQVETERHRLQGTTAAFLGEAALGWDRFARQARLDDTARRCFDRLDPGTAAWVTAYVDGVNAGLAEGARRSPEFAAAGLAPGRWQPWTPLGVWLSTHILFAGFPTKLWREEVARRLGDDAITLFATDGPGTSGSNGWLLTGERTVSGAPVIAGDPHRFIEDPGVYQQIRLACPEFDVVGLAVPGVPGLAHFGHTGGVAWAITNAMADYQDLYREQLRRTADGGVEALGPEGWETAHVHTESIAVSGGEPVGIEVVETARGPVIVGGPDTGAEAEAGSPAADAPALSLRYPPRVTGLLGFEVLPALLRARTVGDVDTALDGWVEPVNVVLAADTTGATLHRVAGYVPVRPRENQLRVVPAHDPAYAWHGRHAPMPRTASGADATGTAVMANERGLAAPLGVEFAPAHRAERIRELLGTGGRRSAEDMAAIHMDTRLASARPLLALLADTAELSPGAAELRDRLLRWDRHMEAAATDPTLYSALRAEVVHRLAAHPALSVLTGAADPVRSTAHPELFRPWLAAVPRVGYALETLIGHELFPYEDRLAAVTAAVEAVAARYDEENPPLPWGEVHRLAPWQAWPDTDPDPEASRPGLAGDHDCVLSTSSVPGITDHGARGPAARYVWDLARREDSLWVVPFGASGIPGDAHHRDQLPLWTKGGLAPVVTDWKLLHRDRPEERTEVTAARPAAPERRETVYEQDVDGFGTVRLVSVDPLADLDLIHSWVGEERARFWGMTESSREEVLEAYTFLDSLTTHHGYLVLRDDVPVAIYQTYDPAEDPLADCYEVRPGDFGVHLLMGPSDKAEPGFTGVLLAVFVAHAFSDPAHLRVVVEPDARNERAIARMVRAGFELGPEIDKPEKRARLAFLERPAHFR, translated from the coding sequence ATGGGGACCGTGGGCGGATCAACGACGTCGGAGGCCGGCTTCGAAGTCTTCCGGGACGACTGGGGGATACCCCATCTGCGGGCGGAGAGTGCTCTCGCGCTCGCCCGCGCGCAGGGCCACAACGCCGCGACGGACCGCGCCTGGCAGGTCGAGACCGAACGCCACCGGCTGCAGGGCACCACGGCCGCGTTCCTCGGTGAAGCGGCGCTCGGCTGGGACCGGTTCGCCCGCCAGGCCCGGCTCGACGACACCGCACGCCGCTGCTTCGACCGGCTCGACCCGGGGACCGCGGCCTGGGTGACGGCCTACGTCGACGGGGTCAACGCCGGACTCGCCGAAGGGGCCCGAAGATCCCCGGAGTTCGCAGCCGCCGGGCTCGCTCCGGGCCGCTGGCAGCCGTGGACCCCGCTCGGGGTCTGGCTCTCCACCCACATCCTGTTCGCGGGCTTCCCCACCAAACTCTGGCGTGAAGAGGTCGCCCGCCGGCTCGGCGACGACGCGATCACCCTCTTCGCCACCGACGGCCCGGGCACCTCCGGCAGCAACGGCTGGCTCCTCACGGGGGAACGCACCGTCAGCGGCGCCCCCGTCATCGCGGGCGACCCGCACCGCTTCATCGAGGACCCCGGGGTCTACCAGCAGATCCGGCTGGCCTGCCCCGAGTTCGACGTGGTGGGCCTCGCCGTCCCCGGGGTCCCGGGCCTCGCCCACTTCGGCCACACGGGCGGCGTCGCCTGGGCCATCACCAACGCGATGGCCGACTACCAGGACCTGTACCGGGAGCAGTTGCGGCGTACGGCGGACGGCGGCGTCGAGGCGCTCGGCCCCGAGGGCTGGGAGACGGCCCACGTGCACACGGAGAGCATCGCGGTGTCGGGCGGTGAGCCGGTCGGGATCGAGGTCGTCGAGACCGCGCGCGGCCCGGTGATCGTCGGAGGCCCGGACACCGGAGCCGAGGCCGAAGCCGGGTCACCGGCAGCCGACGCCCCGGCCCTCAGCCTCCGTTACCCGCCCCGCGTCACCGGTCTGCTCGGCTTCGAGGTGCTGCCCGCCCTCCTCCGGGCCCGTACCGTCGGCGACGTCGACACGGCACTCGACGGCTGGGTCGAACCCGTCAACGTCGTGCTCGCCGCCGACACCACCGGCGCGACCCTGCACCGCGTCGCCGGCTACGTACCCGTGCGCCCGCGCGAGAACCAGTTGCGCGTCGTCCCCGCCCACGACCCCGCGTACGCCTGGCACGGCCGGCACGCGCCCATGCCGCGCACCGCCTCGGGGGCCGACGCGACCGGTACGGCGGTGATGGCCAACGAACGCGGCCTCGCCGCCCCGCTCGGCGTCGAGTTCGCCCCCGCGCACCGCGCCGAGCGCATCCGCGAACTGCTCGGCACGGGCGGACGCCGGTCCGCCGAGGACATGGCCGCCATCCACATGGACACCCGTCTCGCCTCGGCCCGGCCCCTGCTGGCGCTGCTCGCCGACACCGCGGAGCTGAGCCCGGGGGCGGCGGAACTGCGCGACAGGCTGCTGCGCTGGGACCGGCACATGGAGGCCGCCGCCACGGACCCCACGCTGTACTCGGCCCTGCGCGCCGAGGTCGTCCACCGCCTGGCCGCCCACCCCGCCCTGTCCGTCCTGACGGGCGCCGCCGACCCCGTCCGCAGCACCGCCCACCCGGAGCTGTTCCGCCCCTGGCTCGCCGCGGTGCCGAGGGTCGGGTACGCCCTGGAGACGCTGATCGGCCACGAACTCTTCCCGTACGAGGACCGGTTGGCGGCGGTCACCGCAGCCGTCGAGGCGGTCGCGGCCCGGTACGACGAGGAGAACCCGCCCCTCCCCTGGGGCGAGGTGCACCGCCTCGCGCCCTGGCAGGCGTGGCCGGACACCGACCCCGACCCGGAGGCGAGCCGGCCCGGTCTGGCGGGCGACCACGACTGCGTGCTGTCCACGTCCAGCGTCCCCGGCATCACCGACCACGGCGCCCGCGGCCCGGCCGCCCGCTACGTATGGGACCTGGCGCGCCGCGAGGACAGCCTGTGGGTGGTCCCCTTCGGCGCCTCAGGGATACCCGGCGACGCCCACCACCGTGACCAGCTCCCGCTGTGGACGAAGGGCGGGCTCGCCCCCGTGGTCACCGACTGGAAACTGCTGCACCGCGACCGACCCGAGGAGAGAACCGAAGTGACCGCAGCCCGACCCGCCGCCCCCGAACGGCGCGAGACCGTGTACGAGCAGGACGTCGACGGCTTCGGAACCGTGCGCCTGGTCTCCGTGGACCCCCTCGCCGACCTCGACCTGATCCACAGCTGGGTCGGCGAGGAGCGGGCCCGCTTCTGGGGCATGACCGAGTCGAGCCGCGAGGAGGTCCTGGAGGCGTACACCTTCCTGGACTCGCTCACGACGCACCACGGTTACCTGGTCCTGCGGGACGACGTCCCGGTCGCGATCTACCAGACGTACGACCCGGCCGAGGACCCGCTCGCCGACTGCTACGAGGTGCGGCCCGGCGACTTCGGCGTGCACCTGCTGATGGGCCCCAGCGACAAGGCCGAGCCCGGCTTCACCGGCGTGCTGCTCGCGGTGTTCGTCGCCCATGCCTTCAGCGACCCGGCCCATCTGCGGGTCGTCGTCGAGCCCGACGCCCGCAACGAGCGGGCGATCGCCCGGATGGTCAGGGCCGGCTTCGAACTCGGCCCGGAGATCGACAAGCCGGAGAAGCGCGCGAGGCTGGCCTTCCTGGAGCGTCCGGCTCACTTCAGATAG